One window of the Yamadazyma tenuis chromosome 6, complete sequence genome contains the following:
- the CPR6 gene encoding peptidyl-prolyl cis-trans isomerase cpr6 (EggNog:ENOG503NXZR; COG:O) — protein sequence MSRSKVFFDISSAGVPQGRVVFELYDDVVPKTAENFRALCTGEKGKTESGIPLHYKGSTFHRVIKDFMCQGGDFTHGSGIGGESIYGAKFEDENFKLVHNKPFLLSMANAGPNTNGSQFFITTVATPHLDGKHVVFGEVIEGKSVVRKLEKCEKGQNDKPVDDWIIADSGELPADYEPTPVDDGTGDIYEEALQDNRSIDVTKPETVFKAVQAIKDIGTTQLKAGNLDVSFAKYTKAAGLLEEYFPEDLSEQELETVHELKQSLYLNAALVALKLKSGRKTVDYATRAIDEITEEKKEVDKKKSLAKALYRKGMGELLLKDEEAAKISLEQALKYAPEDGAIIKGLSDVRATTKARRDKEKKAMSKFFS from the coding sequence ATGTCCCGTTCCAAAGTATTTTTCGACATTTCCTCTGCCGGAGTACCCCAGGGTAGAGTCGTATTTGAGCTCTACGATGACGTTGTTCCCAAAACTGCCGAAAACTTCAGAGCTCTTTGTACTGGAGAGAAGGGCAAAACTGAGTCTGGTATTCCTCTTCACTACAAAGGATCCACTTTCCACCGTGTGATCAAAGACTTCATGTGCCAGGGTGGTGACTTTACCCACGGCTCtggaatcggtggtgaaaGCATTTACGGAgccaagtttgaagatgaaaacttcaaattggtcCACAACAAGCCATTTTTATTGTCAATGGCCAACGCTGGTCCCAACACGAACGGGTcccaattcttcatcaccactgtGGCAACACCCCATTTAGACGGCAAGCATGTGGTATTTGGTGAAGTTATTGAAGGCAAATCCGTGGTGAGAAAGCTTGAAAAGTGTGAAAAGGGCCAGAATGATAAGCCCGTGGACGACTGGATCATCGCTGACAGTGGAGAATTACCCGCTGACTATGAACCAACTCCTGTCGACGATGGAACTGGAGATATATACGAAGAAGCCTTGCAGGACAACCGTAGCATCGATGTTACAAAGCCTGAAACCGTCTTCAAGGCCGTTCAGGCCATAAAAGATATTGGAACCACCCAATTAAAGGCAGGAAACTTGGACGTTTCTTTTGCCAAGTACACCAAGGCCGCCGGgcttcttgaagaatactTCCCTGAAGATCTTTCTGAACAGGAGTTGGAGACTGTTCACGAACTCAAGCAATCGTTATACTTGAATGCGGCTTTGGTAgcgttgaagttgaaatcaGGTAGAAAGACCGTAGATTATGCCACCAGAGCTATTGACGAAATTAccgaagaaaagaaggaagtGGATAAGAAAAAGTCTTTGGCTAAAGCTCTTTATAGAAAAGGTATGGGGGaattattgttgaaggacGAAGAAGCTGCTAAAATCAGTTTGGAACAAGCTCTTAAATATGCACCTGAAGATGGGGCCATTATTAAGGGGTTGAGTGACGTTCgggccaccaccaaggcCCGTCGTGAtaaagaaaagaaggccATGTCGAAGTTCTTCTCGTAA
- the RPO21 gene encoding DNA-directed RNA polymerase II core subunit rpo21 (EggNog:ENOG503NWQ7; COG:K), translated as MSREFPFSSAPLRAVKEVQFGLLSPEEIRAISVAKIEYPETIDQSTKKPREGGLNDPRLGSIDRNFKCQTCGEDMAECPGHFGHIELAKPVFHIGFIAKIKKVCECVCMHCGKLLLDESNAAMAQAIKIRDPKRRFNAVWAVCKTKMVCEADPEDDGENASVNTGRGGCGHAQPTVRRDGLKLWGTWKQGKSSESEDQPERRLLSPTEILNVFRHISSADCLKLGFNEDYARPDWMLITVLPVPPPPVRPSIAFNDTARGEDDLTFKLADVLKANINVERLEMDGSPQHVISEFEALLQFHVATYMDNDIAGQPQALQKTGRPIKSIRARLKGKEGRLRGNLMGKRVDFSARTVISGDPNLDLDQVGVPLSIARTLSYPEIVTPFNIHRLTEFVRNGPNEHPGAKYVIRDSGDRIDLRYNKRAGDIALQYGWKVERHLMDDDPVLFNRQPSLHKMSMMAHRVKVMPYSTFRLNLSVTSPYNADFDGDEMNLHVPQSPETRAELSQICAVPLQIVSPQSNKPVMGIVQDTLCGIRKMTLRDNFIEYDQVMNMLYWIPDWDGVIPPPAVVKPKPMWTGKQLLSMAIPKGIHLQRLESSLSSPNDNGMLIVDGEIMFGVVDKKTVGATGGGLIHTVMREKGPQMCAQLFSNIQKVVNFWLLHNGFSIGIGDTIADSDTMKAVTTTIEDAKTKVQEIILNAQQNKLEPEPGMTLRESFEHNVSRVLNQARDTAGRSAEMSLKDLNNVKQMVTSGSKGSFINISQMSACVGQQIVEGKRIPFGFADRTLPHFTKDDYSPESKGFVENSYLRGLTPQEFFFHAMAGREGLIDTAVKTAETGYIQRRLVKALEDIMVHYDGTTRNSLGDIIQFIYGEDGMDGTQVEKQSVDTIPGGDIAFEKRYKIDLLKDDLAIESAKEIKGDVELQRLVDEEFVQLKSDRQYLREVCFPTGDSSWPLPVNLRRIIQNAQQIFHSGRQKVSDLKLDEIILGVRELCNNLLVVRGDSVLAKEAQENATLLFQCLVRSRLASRRIIEEFKLNKVSFEWVMGEIENQFQKSAVHPGEMVGVIAAQSIGEPATQMTLNTFHYAGVSSKNVTLGVPRLKEILNVAKNIKTPALTVYLQQDIAEDIEKAKVVQSAIEHTTLKNVTSATEIFYDPDPRSTVIEEDYDTVEAYFAIPDEKVEESIEKQSPWLLRLELDRAKMLDKQLTMSQVAEKISQNFGEDLFVIWSDDTADKLIIRCRVVRDPKSLDDEDTEEDQILKRIESHMLESISLRGIPGIIRVFMMQHKVNYVDDAGEFQQGQEWVLETDGVNLADVMSIPGVDSSRTYSNNFIEILSVLGIEATRSALYKEILNVIAFDGSYVNYRHMALLVDVMTSRGHLMAITRHGINRNDTGALMRCSFEETVEILLEAASAAELDDCRGISENVMLGQMAPLGTGAFDVMIDDKMLKGADANGGLEDFEGGATPYKDYSMEDDKIQGFDEGAAGFSPIHTAQVNEGSGGLTSYGGVTSPSPTSPFSYGATSPGYGGAGLTSPGYGGAPNPPDSSSSESKTGNSNGKKVTKPTGNSLKEREKRKKQVFKPVLDNPFTQIQWPFIEPELGSHVVESLEVLLTPVGQYHKNITAKGAPMPKFLDGFTFGFNPTTEALERQANTKHPDADKQIRYVFVCRYDIIPSILTQHFPVLTYTALRNSHHTIKLIQLPKGAIDRLSQASGINDLSILSVTGNAPGVEGFFDLYNSVPEVQIPFLEPILKKRGNFKSPLIKLISTSAPVGSSSKKKPQK; from the exons ATGAGCAGAGAGTTCCCATTTTCCAGTGCTCCCCTAAGGGCTGTCAAAGAAGTTCAGTTTGGATTGTTATCCcctgaagaaatcagaGCTATTTCAGTGGCCAAAATCGAGTATCCAGAAACAATTGACCAGTCTACCAAAAAACCAAGAGAAGGTGGGTTGAACGATCCGCGGTTAGGTTCGATTGATAGAAACTTTAAGTGTCAAACTTGTGGTGAAGACATGGCGGAATGTCCAGGTCACTTTGGTCATATTGAATTGGCCAAGCCGGTGTTCCATATTGGATTCattgccaaaatcaaaaaggtGTGTGAATGTGTTTGCATGCACTGTGGTAAGTTGTTGCTTGATGAATCCAATGCTGCCATGGCTCAAGCCATCAAAATCAGAGAcccaaaaagaagattcAACGCTGTTTGGGCTGTTTGTAAAACCAAAATGGTTTGTGAAGCTGACCCTGAGGATGACGGTGAAAACGCTTCGGTGAATACAGGTAGAGGTGGTTGTGGCCACGCTCAGCCTACTGTTCGTAGAGATGGTTTAAAGCTTTGGGGTACTTGGAAGCAAGGTAAGTCATCTGAAAGTGAAGACCAACCCGAAAGACGTCTTTTATCTCCAACCGAAATCTTGAACGTATTCCGTCATATTAGTTCCGCTGACTGTCTCAAATTAGGGTTCAACGAAGATTATGCTAGGCCCGATTGGATGCTTATTACTGTCTTGCCAGTTCCTCCTCCACCTGTTAGACCTTCTATTGCTTTCAATGATACTGCGAGAGGTGAGGATGATTTAACTTTTAAGCTTGCTGACGTTCTTAAGGCGAATATCAATGTTGAGCGTCTTGAAATGGATGGCTCGCCTCAACATGTAATTAGTGAATTTGAAGCTTTACTTCAATTCCATGTGGCTACTTATATGGATAACGATATTGCAGGTCAACCGCAAGCGTTACAAAAGACTGGTCGTCCAATAAAATCCATCAGAGCTAGATTGAAGGGTAAGGAAGGAAGACTTAGAGGTAACTTGATGGGTAAGAGAGTGGATTTTTCGGCTCGTACAGTTATTTCTGGTGATCCAAACTTGGACTTAGATCAAGTTGGGGTTCCACTTTCTATTGCAAGAACTTTGAGTTATCCCGAAATTGTTACTCCTTTTAATATTCACCGTTTAACTGAATTTGTCAGAAACGGACCAAATGAGCATCCAGGTGCAAAATACGTTATCAGAGATAGTGGTGATCGTATCGATTTAAGATATAACAAAAGAGCTGGTGATATTGCTTTGCAATATGGTTGGAAGGTTGAGAGACATTTAATGGATGATGATCCAGTTTTGTTTAACCGTCAACCATCTCTTCATAAGATGTCTATGATGGCTCACAGAGTTAAGGTTATGCCTTATTCAACCTTCAGGTTGAACTTGTCCGTCACTTCTCCATATAATGCTGATttcgatggtgatgaaatgAATTTACATGTTCCACAATCCCCTGAAACCAGAGCTGAGTTGTCCCAAATTTGTGCCGTTCCACTTCAAATTGTTTCTCCACAATCAAACAAGCCTGTCATGGGTATTGTACAAGATACTTTGTGTGGTATTCGTAAAATGACTTTACGTGACAACTTCATTGAATACGATCAAGTTATGAATATGTTATATTGGATTCCTGACTGGGATGGAGTTATCCCCCCTCCAGCCGTTGTTAAACCAAAACCTATGTGGACCGGTAAGCAATTACTTTCTATGGCTATTCCAAAGGGAATCCACTTACAAAGATTGGAAAGTAGTTTGTCGAGTCCTAATGACAATGGTATGTTgattgttgatggtgaaatAATGTTCGGAGTTGTTGACAAGAAGACTGTGGGTGCAACTGGTGGAGGTTTAATCCACACTGTTATGAGAGAAAAAGGTCCTCAGATGTGTGCACAGCTTTTCAGTAATATTCAGAAAGTGGTTAACTTCTGGCTACTCCACAACGGTTTCTCTATCGGAATTGGTGATACAATTGCCGATTCAGATACTATGAAGGCTGTTACAACGACGATCGAAGATGCAAAGACTAAGGTGCAAGAAATCATATTGAATGCTCAACAGAACAAGTtagaaccagaaccagGTATGACTTTAAGAGAATCTTTCGAACATAATGTTTCCAGAGTTTTGAATCAAGCCAGAGATACCGCTGGTCGTTCCGCAGAAATGAGTTTGAAAGATTTAAATAACGTCAAACAAATGGTGACCTCCGGTTCTAAGGGTTCCTTTATCAACATTTCTCAAATGTCTGCTTGTGTTGGTCaacaaattgttgaaggtaaACGTATTCCTTTCGGTTTTGCTGATAGAACGTTACCACATTTCACCAAGGATGATTATTCACCTGAATCTAAAGGGTTTGTGGAAAACTCGTATTTGAGAGGTTTAACCCCTCAAgaattcttcttccacgCTATGGCTGGTAGAGAAGGGTTGATCGATACCGCCGTGAAGACCGCCGAAACCGGTTATATCCAACGTCGTTTAGTCAAGGCATTGGAAGATATTATGGTGCACTATGATGGTACTACCAGAAACTCTTTAGGTGATATCATTCAATTCATTTACGGTGAAGATGGTATGGACGGTACACAAGTTGAAAAGCAATCTGTTGACACTATTCCAGGTGGCGACATTGCTTTCGAAAAGAGATATAAGATCGATCTTCTTAAGGATGATCTTGCTATCGAATCAGCCAAGGAGATCAAAGGTGATGTTGAGTTacaaagacttgttgatgaagaatttgttcaattgaaGAGTGACCGTCAATACTTACGTGAAGTGTGTTTCCCAACAGGTGATTCTAGTTGGCCACTTCCTGTGAACTTGCGTCGTATTATCCAAAATGCTCAACAGATTTTCCATTCTGGAAGACAAAAGGTTTCTGACTTGAAGTTAGATGAAATTATTTTGGGAGTTCGGGAACTTTGTAacaatcttcttgttgttaGAGGTGACTCTGTTCTCGCCAAGGAAGCTCAAGAAAATGCCACTTTATTGTTCCAATGTTTAGTTCGTTCTAGACTTGCCTCGCGTCGTATTATCGAAgagttcaaattgaacaaggtTTCGTTTGAATGGGTTATGggtgaaattgaaaaccAGTTTCAAAAATCTGCAGTTCATCCCGGTGAAATGGTTGGTGTTATTGCTGCACAATCTATTGGTGAACCTGCCACTCAGATGACATTGAACACTTTCCATTATGCCGGTGTGTCATCGAAGAATGTGACATTGGGTGTTCCTCGTCTTAAGGAAATTTTGAACGTTGCCAAGAACATAAAGACTCCGGCTCTTACTGTTTACTTACAACAAGATATAGCtgaagatattgaaaaGGCCAAGGTTGTTCAGTCTGCGATTGAACATACTACGTTGAAGAATGTTACTTCTGCCACCGAAATTTTCTACGACCCTGATCCAAGAAGTACggttattgaagaagattatgATACTGTGGAAGCTTACTTTGCTATTCCCGATGAAAAGGTTGAAGAATCTATTGAAAAACAATCACCGTGGCTTCTTCGTCTTGAATTGGATAGAGCAAAGATGTTGGATAAACAATTGACTATGTCTCAAGTTGCTGAGAAGATTTCTCAAAactttggtgaagatttgTTTGTCATCTGGTCTGACGATACGGctgacaagttgatcatcAGATGTAGAGTTGTGAGAGACCCCAAGTCtttggatgatgaagacaCCGAGGAAGATCAAATATTGAAGAGAATTGAAAGTCATATGTTAGAATCGATTTCTTTGAGAGGTATTCCGGGTATCATTAGGGTGTTCATGATGCAACATAAGGTCAACTATGTGGATGATGCCGGAGAATTCCAACAAGGTCAAGAATGGGTTTTGGAGACCGATGGTGTTAACTTGGCTGATGTCATGAGCATTCCAGGTGTTGACTCTTCCCGGACTtactccaacaactttaTTGAGATTCTTTCCGTGTTGGGAATTGAAGCTACCAGGTCGGCCTTGTATaaggaaatcttgaacGTTATTGCTTTTGATGGTTCGTATGTGAACTACCGTCATATGGCTTTATTGGTGGATGTCATGACTTCTCGTGGTCACTTGATGGCCATCACTCGTCATGGTATAAACAGAAATGATACAGGGGCCTTAATGCGTTGTTCTTTCGAGGAGACTGTCGAAATCTTACTTGAAGCTGCTTCGGCTGCTGAATTGGATGACTGTAGAGGTATTTCTGAGAACGTTATGTTGGGTCAAATGGCCCCATTAGGAACCGGTGCTTTTGATGTCATGATTGATGACAAGATGTTGAAAGGTGCTGATGCCAATGGAGGCCTCGAAGACTTTGAAGGTGGTGCTACTCCATACAAGGATTATAGTATGGAAGATGATAAGattcaaggatttgacGAAGGTGCTGCTGGATTTTCCCCAATCCATACTGCCCAAGTTAATGAAGGTTCTGGAGGTTTGACGTCTTATGGTGGAGTTACCTCCCCATctccaacatcaccattcTCGTATGGTGCTACCAGTCCAGGCTATGGTGGTGCAGGTCTCACGAGTCCAGGTTATGGAGGAG CACCGAATCCTCCCGATCTGTCATCGTCAGAGTCGAAGACTGGAAACTCGAATGGTAAGAAGGTGACCAAACCAACCGGGAACTCCTTGAAAGAACGAGAAAAGAGGAAAAAACAAGTATTCAAACCGGTGCTTGATAATCCGTTTACTCAAATACAATGGCCATTTATCGAACCTGAATTGGGATCTCATGTTGTTGAGTCACTTGAGGTGTTACTAACACCAGTTGGACAATATCATAAGAATATAACCGCAAAAGGTGCACCAATGcccaagtttttggatggGTTTACATTTGGATTCAATCCTACCACCGAAGCATTGGAACGTCAAGCCAATACAAAGCACCCCGATGCAGACAAACAAATACGATACGTATTTGTTTGCAGGTATGATATCATCCCCAGCATATTGACTCAGCACTTTCCAGTGTTGACCTATACGGCTCTTCGAAATTCCCATCATACGATAAAACTTATTCAGCTTCCCAAAGGGGCCATTGATAGACTTTCACAGGCATCAGGGATAAATGACCTTTCAATATTGTCAGTTACAGGCAACGCTCCTGGAGTTGAAGGGTTTTTTGACTTGTATAATAGTGTCCCAGAGGTGCAAATTCCCTTTTTGGAGccgattttgaagaaaagggGTAATTTCAAGTCTCCATTGATCAAACTCATTTCCACATCGGCACCTGTTGGCAGCTCCTCGAAAAAGAAGCCTCAAAAATAA